The following proteins come from a genomic window of Shewanella halifaxensis HAW-EB4:
- a CDS encoding response regulator yields MPLPILICDDSALARKQMARTLPKNWDVEITYATNGLEGIEAIREGKGEVVFLDLNMPVMDGYQVLEAIQREDLPALVIVVSGDIQIKAHERVKSLGALDFIQKPVSVDSISHILQEYGILELAQSGGENQAPMIKVDLRDACQEVANVAMGRAADLLSKLLNVFVKLPIPNVNVLEVSELTMTLKATEEQSTVSALCQGFIGAGVAGEALLLFHDSSFQDMAKLMKLENPEDEQTELEVMIDTGNVLIGAFLNGISEQLHMKFSQSHPVVLGRHCSVNNLISENSDKWSRTLAMEINYRIEDHDIQCDLLLLFTEDSLPTLNYKLGYLLD; encoded by the coding sequence ATGCCGCTCCCTATACTAATTTGTGACGATTCTGCGCTGGCCAGAAAGCAGATGGCCCGCACACTCCCCAAAAATTGGGATGTAGAGATCACCTATGCCACTAATGGCTTAGAAGGTATCGAGGCGATTCGTGAAGGAAAGGGCGAAGTTGTCTTTCTCGACCTGAACATGCCCGTTATGGATGGTTATCAAGTCTTAGAAGCCATTCAACGAGAAGATCTCCCTGCATTAGTTATTGTGGTTTCTGGTGATATTCAAATTAAAGCCCACGAGCGGGTTAAAAGCTTAGGTGCCCTCGATTTTATTCAAAAACCAGTGAGTGTCGATTCGATTAGCCATATTCTGCAAGAATACGGCATTTTAGAGTTGGCCCAAAGCGGCGGCGAAAATCAGGCACCGATGATCAAGGTCGATCTGCGTGATGCCTGCCAAGAAGTGGCCAACGTCGCAATGGGTCGCGCCGCCGATCTCCTGTCTAAACTACTCAACGTTTTCGTAAAGTTGCCCATCCCTAACGTGAACGTACTCGAGGTCAGTGAACTGACCATGACGCTAAAGGCGACAGAGGAGCAGAGTACGGTATCGGCGTTATGCCAAGGGTTTATCGGCGCTGGAGTCGCTGGAGAAGCTTTGCTACTTTTCCATGACTCTTCATTTCAAGATATGGCCAAGCTGATGAAGCTTGAAAACCCTGAAGATGAACAAACCGAACTTGAAGTCATGATAGACACAGGCAATGTCCTGATTGGTGCCTTCCTCAACGGTATATCTGAGCAGCTACATATGAAGTTCAGCCAAAGCCACCCAGTGGTGCTTGGCAGACACTGCAGCGTCAATAATCTGATCAGCGAAAACTCCGATAAATGGAGCCGAACACTGGCGATGGAAATTAACTACCGCATTGAAGATCATGATATTCAATGCGATCTATTACTACTGTTTACCGAAGACTCGTTGCCTACGCTCAACTATAAGCTCGGCTACTTGCTAGATTAA
- a CDS encoding sensor domain-containing diguanylate cyclase produces MATDQKAVDNSAMNELHWLIDMVQTIEVGLVVLDRDYNIQLWNGFMENHSGVTPNSIKGKNLFEQFDYLPAKWLKQKMESVYLLKNRAFISWEQRPFIFQFKNYRPITGRADFMYQNVTLLPLSSLTGEVTHISMIVYDVTDVAINKLQLKSANERLEYLSQIDGLSQLFNRRHWEQCLQKEFDRHTRYGSETSLVMLDIDHFKAINDTYGHQAGDRVIQNVSHTIKKSLRETDCAGRYGGEEFGVVLANTPAVNARFFAERLRKKIEKLEILYEEQLIKVTISIGICDIKPEVNDSDTWLSQADQALYQAKEAGRNCTIAYE; encoded by the coding sequence ATGGCAACAGATCAGAAAGCTGTAGACAACAGTGCAATGAATGAACTCCACTGGTTAATCGATATGGTGCAAACCATAGAGGTGGGCTTAGTTGTGCTCGATCGCGATTACAACATTCAACTGTGGAACGGTTTTATGGAAAACCACAGCGGTGTTACCCCAAACTCGATTAAAGGTAAGAACCTGTTTGAACAGTTTGATTACTTGCCAGCCAAATGGCTTAAGCAAAAGATGGAGTCGGTTTATCTGTTAAAAAACCGCGCCTTTATCAGTTGGGAACAAAGACCCTTTATTTTTCAGTTTAAAAATTATCGCCCAATCACTGGCAGAGCTGACTTCATGTACCAAAATGTCACCCTGTTGCCTTTGTCATCGCTCACTGGTGAAGTGACCCATATCAGCATGATTGTTTACGATGTGACTGATGTTGCTATCAATAAACTACAGCTAAAGTCGGCAAATGAACGGTTAGAATATTTAAGCCAAATTGATGGGCTAAGCCAGCTATTTAACCGCCGCCACTGGGAGCAATGCTTGCAGAAGGAGTTTGATCGTCACACTCGTTACGGTAGTGAAACCAGCTTAGTGATGTTAGATATCGACCACTTTAAAGCGATTAACGATACCTACGGCCATCAAGCGGGTGACAGAGTCATCCAAAATGTCTCTCACACCATTAAAAAGTCACTACGAGAAACCGACTGTGCTGGTCGCTACGGTGGTGAAGAGTTTGGAGTGGTGCTAGCGAATACTCCCGCGGTCAATGCTCGCTTTTTTGCAGAGCGACTGCGCAAGAAAATCGAGAAATTAGAAATTTTGTACGAAGAGCAGCTTATCAAGGTCACTATCAGCATCGGCATATGTGATATTAAACCTGAGGTAAATGACAGCGATACTTGGTTATCTCAAGCAGATCAGGCACTTTATCAAGCGAAAGAAGCGGGACGTAACTGCACTATCGCTTACGAGTAG
- the rraB gene encoding ribonuclease E inhibitor RraB, whose product MSIERQLKEQKQENSEIVEAILADGSLADAEYTIEHHFSSTNFDRLEKAAVDAFKLGYEVNDAEEMELEDGSVIYCFDAVASHELNTDLLDEACEKMINIAAKQKIDYDGWGTYFIDENGEEVRDEYDDEDEEPLH is encoded by the coding sequence ATGTCTATTGAACGCCAGTTAAAAGAACAGAAACAAGAAAACAGTGAGATCGTTGAAGCGATCCTTGCAGATGGTTCATTGGCCGATGCCGAGTACACCATTGAGCATCACTTCTCATCAACGAACTTCGATCGTTTAGAAAAAGCGGCTGTTGACGCATTTAAGCTAGGTTATGAAGTCAATGATGCTGAAGAGATGGAGTTAGAAGACGGCTCTGTGATCTACTGTTTCGATGCCGTCGCTAGCCATGAGCTCAATACCGACTTGTTAGATGAAGCCTGCGAGAAGATGATTAACATCGCGGCGAAGCAGAAAATCGACTATGACGGTTGGGGTACGTATTTCATCGACGAAAATGGCGAAGAAGTCAGAGATGAATATGACGATGAAGACGAAGAGCCATTGCACTAA
- a CDS encoding 1-acylglycerol-3-phosphate O-acyltransferase: MLLILRCLILSVMLLFAFVIGGLACILRPRHRDNVHMFAKVFSWAAPVLGIKVIVRNSQQQGDKPCIFLANHQNNFDMFTHTAVVPKGTVSLGKKSLAWMPLFGQIYWLSGNILIDRKNRSKAFDTMAATARKIKDKCLSVWIFPEGTRSRGKGLLPFKAGAFYTAIAAGVPMVPVLASNQCHIKLNRWNNGVVIIEMMDPIETTGFDKTQVKELSKRIHTMMSEKLSQLNQEASALMTKAV, translated from the coding sequence GTGCTGTTGATCCTTAGATGTTTGATCTTGTCTGTTATGCTGCTATTCGCCTTTGTTATCGGTGGTTTAGCTTGTATTTTACGTCCTCGTCATCGAGATAACGTACATATGTTCGCCAAAGTATTTTCTTGGGCTGCACCCGTGCTTGGCATTAAAGTCATTGTGCGGAACTCGCAGCAGCAAGGCGATAAGCCGTGCATTTTCCTTGCAAACCACCAGAATAACTTCGATATGTTCACCCATACGGCCGTTGTACCAAAAGGCACGGTGAGTTTAGGCAAGAAGAGTCTTGCTTGGATGCCGCTATTTGGACAAATTTACTGGTTGTCTGGCAATATTCTTATTGATCGCAAAAATCGTAGCAAAGCATTCGATACCATGGCAGCCACGGCTCGCAAGATAAAAGACAAGTGTTTGTCTGTGTGGATCTTCCCTGAAGGTACGCGATCTCGTGGTAAAGGCTTACTGCCATTTAAAGCTGGCGCTTTTTATACCGCGATTGCGGCGGGTGTGCCTATGGTACCGGTATTGGCCTCAAATCAGTGTCATATCAAGTTAAACCGTTGGAACAATGGTGTGGTGATTATCGAAATGATGGATCCAATTGAAACGACAGGTTTTGATAAGACGCAGGTTAAAGAACTTTCTAAGCGCATTCATACTATGATGTCTGAAAAGTTATCTCAGTTGAACCAAGAAGCTTCTGCATTAATGACTAAAGCGGTATAA
- a CDS encoding metal ABC transporter permease, with the protein MFDLDLLSILFPAFVAGILVLSTHVVLGQQVLKRGIIFIDLAIAQVAALGAIVGHLNHDIEALPFSNVWMPALFAIAGAGFIAWLSKRMAEELEAIIGCFYVLAAVAAMLLLSNDPHGAEMLKQLMSGQILWVSWSQLILPACIYLSVLATLIYRPALLDGRAFYLIFAVVITLSVELVGVYLVFSSLILPALAVNQFKGRFKLGWAYIVGLVGYVAGLVLSATLDLPSGAAIVATLAVTAILFRLCLYINSKHLALRVSG; encoded by the coding sequence ATGTTTGATCTCGATCTACTCTCTATTTTGTTTCCCGCTTTTGTGGCGGGGATCTTGGTGCTGTCGACTCATGTAGTCTTAGGCCAACAAGTATTAAAACGCGGTATCATCTTTATCGATCTGGCGATCGCTCAGGTAGCAGCTTTAGGCGCTATCGTTGGTCATCTGAACCATGATATCGAAGCCTTGCCATTTTCAAATGTGTGGATGCCAGCGCTATTTGCCATCGCAGGGGCTGGATTTATTGCTTGGCTGTCCAAACGTATGGCCGAAGAACTGGAAGCGATAATCGGTTGTTTCTATGTACTTGCTGCTGTGGCGGCCATGTTACTGCTGTCTAATGATCCCCATGGCGCCGAGATGTTGAAGCAGTTGATGTCTGGACAGATCTTATGGGTGAGCTGGAGTCAGTTGATCCTGCCCGCTTGTATCTATCTTAGTGTATTAGCCACTCTAATTTATCGGCCTGCGTTACTCGATGGCCGCGCTTTTTACCTGATCTTCGCCGTGGTGATCACGCTTTCAGTCGAGTTAGTCGGCGTGTATCTGGTATTTAGTAGTTTGATCTTGCCAGCGCTTGCGGTAAACCAATTTAAGGGGCGCTTTAAGCTCGGATGGGCTTATATCGTGGGCTTAGTGGGTTATGTTGCCGGCTTAGTCTTATCTGCGACTTTGGATCTCCCTAGTGGCGCAGCCATAGTGGCGACCTTAGCTGTGACGGCAATACTGTTTAGGCTCTGCCTCTATATAAATAGCAAACATTTGGCCTTGAGAGTGAGCGGATGA
- a CDS encoding metal ABC transporter solute-binding protein, Zn/Mn family, producing MRINSKQFLSKGLKALTFTLALGTANSAVAGLNIFACEPEYAALAKELAPDAKIYSATTAMQDPHQVQARPSLIAKMRQADLAICAGADLEVGWLPMLQMKSANAKVRSTDQGLFFAAEQIDTLDRLTSVDRSMGDVHAKGNPHLHFDPKRLLDVASALTAKLIQLDPDAKAEYDAALASFSQRWLAAIPHWEAKAQTLQGSKVIAYHSSFKYLFNWLGLEQVADLEPKPGIPPSSSHLAGLLSRAKQGDILAIVIASYQSERGADWLAERSDLPVLILPMSVGGNEQSVDLFGLYDSAIDLLLSAKQ from the coding sequence GTGCGCATCAATTCTAAGCAGTTTTTATCCAAGGGGCTTAAGGCTCTGACATTCACTTTGGCATTAGGCACTGCTAACAGCGCCGTTGCTGGCTTGAATATTTTCGCTTGTGAGCCTGAATATGCCGCATTGGCGAAAGAGTTGGCTCCAGATGCCAAGATCTATTCGGCCACGACCGCAATGCAAGACCCACATCAGGTGCAGGCGAGGCCAAGTTTGATCGCAAAAATGCGACAGGCGGATCTGGCAATTTGTGCCGGCGCCGATCTTGAGGTGGGTTGGTTACCTATGCTGCAGATGAAGTCGGCTAACGCCAAGGTGCGATCGACCGATCAAGGCTTGTTCTTTGCCGCCGAGCAGATCGATACGCTTGATCGGCTCACGTCTGTGGATCGATCTATGGGCGATGTACACGCAAAAGGTAATCCGCATCTGCATTTCGATCCCAAGCGTTTACTCGATGTCGCAAGCGCATTAACGGCTAAGCTTATCCAGTTAGATCCCGATGCGAAAGCAGAGTATGACGCGGCCTTAGCGAGCTTTAGCCAGCGTTGGTTAGCTGCGATCCCTCACTGGGAGGCTAAAGCGCAAACTTTACAGGGCAGTAAAGTGATCGCTTATCACTCTAGCTTCAAGTACCTGTTTAATTGGTTAGGGCTAGAGCAGGTCGCAGATCTTGAGCCGAAGCCTGGGATCCCACCGAGTAGCTCTCATCTGGCCGGCTTACTCAGTCGTGCTAAGCAGGGAGATATATTGGCGATCGTGATCGCTTCCTACCAGAGTGAGCGCGGCGCCGACTGGTTGGCTGAGCGCTCAGATCTGCCTGTGCTGATATTGCCTATGTCGGTTGGGGGCAATGAGCAGAGTGTCGATCTATTTGGTCTGTATGACAGCGCGATCGATCTGTTGCTGAGCGCGAAGCAATAA
- a CDS encoding mechanosensitive ion channel family protein, with the protein MHKMLPKILMLILCFCSYAATATTENTELTHNLNKIQSLIDADVKALPNAKGEIKSFLEYRIGRNAALLQDTLKAQVEKTDPDFAFLKPYIVKQLAFTDEVETYFEKQRANLMGQVGSGDDNKIMLGLMQIQREQDKLFTAEKSLLNWAKDSGADTDAQTKTFIATLVTRADDLNSFVYYNQERLTQAVADVQVAGADVSSEQKALVVDLKERLEQSSTSLSTTIDLLDSLGQDTALYKQTLFSISGDITQDVLNLDVASSLLSEWVTIAKNQAMENGASILFKLIIFCLILFLSSLVGKVVKRVVQKTVSNSKLKFSLLLQDFFISLSGKAVFALGLLIALSQLGFELAPLLAGFGIAGVIIGFALQDTLSNFASGMMILIYRPFDVGDLINAGGVTGRVSHMSLVSTTIKTLDNQRLIVPNNKIWGDTINNITVEHQRRVDMTFGIGYSDNIEHAEKVLNDIVMAHPLVLKDPEPMIKLHTLGESSVDFIVRPWAKPEDYWDVYWDITRTVKMRFDAEGISIPFPQRDVHIYQTALEK; encoded by the coding sequence ATGCATAAAATGCTCCCCAAAATTTTAATGCTTATTCTCTGCTTCTGCTCATATGCAGCAACAGCAACCACAGAGAATACTGAATTAACCCATAACCTAAATAAAATTCAAAGCCTGATTGATGCTGATGTAAAAGCACTACCGAATGCTAAAGGCGAAATTAAGAGTTTCCTTGAGTACCGCATTGGCCGCAATGCCGCCTTACTTCAGGACACTTTAAAGGCACAAGTGGAAAAAACGGATCCTGATTTCGCTTTCCTAAAACCTTATATCGTTAAGCAGTTAGCTTTCACCGATGAAGTAGAAACTTACTTTGAAAAACAAAGAGCTAATCTTATGGGTCAAGTCGGTAGCGGCGACGACAATAAGATCATGCTTGGCCTGATGCAGATCCAGCGCGAGCAAGATAAGCTGTTCACTGCAGAAAAAAGCCTATTAAACTGGGCTAAAGACTCAGGAGCCGATACCGACGCACAGACTAAAACCTTTATTGCCACCTTGGTAACCCGTGCCGATGATCTCAATAGTTTTGTCTACTACAACCAAGAACGCTTAACCCAGGCTGTGGCCGATGTTCAAGTCGCCGGCGCCGATGTTAGTAGCGAGCAAAAGGCGCTTGTTGTTGATCTAAAAGAGCGTTTAGAGCAAAGCTCAACGAGCCTTTCTACCACCATAGATCTACTGGACTCTTTAGGCCAAGATACCGCCCTCTACAAGCAGACGCTATTTAGCATTTCTGGTGATATCACGCAGGACGTACTGAACTTAGATGTAGCCAGTAGCTTACTGTCTGAGTGGGTGACTATCGCTAAAAATCAAGCGATGGAAAATGGTGCGAGCATTCTATTTAAACTGATCATCTTCTGTCTTATTCTGTTCCTATCTAGCCTAGTAGGCAAGGTCGTTAAGCGTGTAGTTCAGAAGACGGTTAGTAACTCAAAGCTTAAATTCAGCCTGCTGCTACAAGACTTCTTTATCTCGCTATCGGGTAAAGCGGTGTTTGCCTTAGGCCTATTAATCGCCCTATCACAGCTTGGTTTTGAGCTTGCGCCACTGCTTGCTGGTTTCGGTATCGCCGGTGTGATTATCGGTTTTGCTCTGCAAGATACACTATCTAACTTTGCGTCTGGCATGATGATCTTGATTTACCGTCCATTTGATGTCGGCGATCTTATCAACGCTGGCGGCGTAACGGGTCGTGTAAGCCACATGAGCTTAGTTTCGACTACGATTAAGACCTTAGATAACCAGAGACTTATCGTGCCAAACAATAAGATCTGGGGCGACACGATTAACAACATTACCGTTGAACATCAGCGTCGTGTGGATATGACCTTTGGTATCGGCTATAGCGATAATATCGAGCATGCAGAAAAAGTGCTGAATGATATCGTGATGGCACATCCATTAGTGCTTAAAGATCCAGAGCCGATGATTAAGCTGCATACCTTAGGCGAGTCCTCAGTCGACTTTATTGTTCGTCCTTGGGCTAAACCTGAAGATTATTGGGATGTGTACTGGGATATTACTCGTACGGTTAAAATGCGCTTCGATGCCGAAGGTATTAGCATTCCGTTCCCGCAGCGCGATGTGCATATTTATCAAACTGCCTTAGAGAAATAA
- a CDS encoding formate--tetrahydrofolate ligase — protein sequence MQSDIEISRQHTCLPITEIAKDLGLNPDEFSPCGVNKAKVSQSVARRLADKKNAKLVIVTAVTPTPFGEGKTVTTIGLTQAMNLNGIKTCACIRQPSMGPVFGTKGGAAGGGYAQVVPMEELNLHLTGDIHAVSSAHNLAAAAIDARLFHEHRLGAEVFAQESGLSALNIDSENILWRRVVDHNERSLRQIKVGYGKVNGPVHESGFDITAASELMAILALSQDLKDLRQRIGRLVLALNTQGEPITAEELGVAGAMTVIMADAIEPTLMQTLSGDPCFIHAGPFANIAHGNSSIIADTIAAKLADVVITEAGFGSDMGFEKFSNIKVRESGYAPSASVVVVTLKALKANSGIESDKDINQPDMERLQAGFANLEWHINNVSQYGVPVVVAINRFPTDTDEELEWLKQAVEQTKAFGSEISEAFGKGAEGATKLADMVYHATQTPSDFKLLYQSDTSLEAKLMTLAEVGYGASSVTLSDKAKSQLHWLTKHNYGQLPICVAKTPMSISHDPSIKGIPTEFELPITELRLNAGAGFVTALVGQVMTMPGLGIKPGYLNVDINDDGEIIGLA from the coding sequence ATGCAGTCAGATATTGAAATTTCGCGCCAACATACTTGTTTACCTATCACCGAAATCGCAAAAGATCTCGGACTGAATCCAGATGAGTTTTCTCCTTGTGGTGTTAACAAGGCTAAAGTCTCACAGTCAGTCGCTAGAAGATTAGCCGATAAAAAAAATGCCAAGTTAGTGATTGTAACTGCCGTTACTCCGACGCCTTTTGGTGAAGGTAAAACCGTGACCACCATTGGCCTAACTCAAGCCATGAACCTCAATGGTATTAAAACTTGCGCCTGTATTCGTCAGCCGAGCATGGGACCTGTATTTGGCACCAAAGGTGGCGCTGCGGGCGGTGGCTACGCGCAAGTCGTACCGATGGAAGAGCTTAATCTGCACCTGACCGGTGATATTCATGCGGTGAGTAGTGCTCATAACTTAGCGGCCGCCGCAATCGATGCTCGTCTATTCCATGAACATCGTTTGGGAGCTGAAGTCTTTGCTCAAGAGTCAGGCTTAAGTGCGCTCAATATCGATTCTGAGAATATCCTCTGGCGTCGAGTGGTCGACCATAACGAGCGTAGCCTAAGACAGATTAAAGTCGGGTATGGCAAAGTTAACGGTCCGGTTCATGAATCAGGGTTCGATATTACTGCGGCGTCAGAGCTGATGGCTATCTTGGCGCTAAGCCAAGATCTGAAGGATCTAAGGCAGCGTATTGGCCGCTTGGTGTTGGCACTTAATACCCAAGGTGAGCCGATTACCGCTGAAGAGTTAGGCGTTGCAGGGGCAATGACGGTAATTATGGCCGATGCGATTGAGCCAACCTTGATGCAAACCTTATCTGGTGACCCTTGTTTCATTCATGCAGGGCCATTTGCCAATATCGCTCATGGCAACTCCTCTATTATTGCCGACACCATTGCAGCAAAGCTAGCCGATGTAGTTATCACTGAGGCGGGCTTTGGCTCCGATATGGGCTTTGAAAAGTTTAGTAATATCAAGGTGAGAGAGTCGGGCTATGCGCCCAGTGCATCTGTGGTTGTCGTGACGCTTAAGGCACTTAAAGCTAACAGTGGCATCGAGTCTGACAAAGATATTAATCAGCCTGATATGGAGCGTCTACAAGCAGGTTTTGCCAACCTAGAGTGGCATATCAACAACGTAAGCCAATATGGTGTACCTGTTGTGGTTGCGATTAACCGCTTCCCAACCGATACCGATGAGGAGCTTGAGTGGCTTAAGCAGGCTGTTGAGCAAACTAAGGCCTTTGGTAGCGAGATCAGTGAAGCCTTTGGTAAAGGTGCCGAGGGAGCAACTAAACTAGCGGATATGGTTTATCATGCCACACAAACGCCGTCGGACTTTAAGTTACTTTATCAAAGCGACACAAGCTTAGAAGCTAAGCTAATGACCCTCGCAGAAGTTGGCTATGGTGCATCGAGCGTGACGTTATCCGATAAGGCCAAGTCACAGCTACACTGGCTAACCAAACATAATTATGGCCAGCTACCTATCTGCGTGGCTAAAACGCCGATGTCGATAAGTCATGACCCCAGTATTAAAGGGATCCCGACAGAATTTGAGTTACCAATCACCGAGCTAAGACTGAATGCGGGAGCCGGTTTTGTTACAGCATTAGTTGGCCAAGTGATGACCATGCCGGGTCTTGGAATTAAACCGGGTTATCTCAATGTCGATATTAATGATGATGGCGAGATTATTGGCCTAGCTTAA
- a CDS encoding MaoC family dehydratase, which translates to MNKEYCIDLKALPSLFTLYRKIFFGRKPGWDEQPLPMVKVTSQNVSLSSDKVVQYSKVCGFDFDGNTLPPTYLYVMAFRLHAAIFTHEAITFPLLGMIHLKNSITMYRSARVDEKFEIQCALTTSRMTDSGLEFELVSKAYVGSELVWESLSTYLYRIEGKAKRIRPPKANDMAWQEPVSWSLAEDLGRRYAKASGDYNLIHLHPVMSKRFGFDRVLAHGMWSKGRCIAQLMPSIGERACQIDVAFKLPLFMPNSVSFAAEQQEDKTVFELRDQKGRRPHLSGEITFL; encoded by the coding sequence TTGAATAAAGAATACTGTATCGATTTAAAGGCGTTGCCTTCGCTATTCACGCTTTATCGCAAAATATTTTTTGGACGCAAGCCCGGCTGGGACGAGCAGCCATTGCCGATGGTCAAGGTGACGAGCCAAAACGTATCGCTATCATCAGACAAGGTGGTGCAATACTCAAAAGTGTGTGGCTTTGATTTTGACGGAAACACGCTACCGCCAACCTATCTGTATGTGATGGCATTTCGATTACATGCGGCAATTTTTACCCATGAAGCGATCACCTTCCCACTGCTTGGGATGATCCACTTAAAAAATAGCATAACTATGTATCGTAGTGCTCGCGTGGATGAGAAGTTCGAGATCCAATGCGCGCTAACCACGAGTCGTATGACAGATTCAGGTCTTGAGTTCGAGTTAGTCTCTAAAGCGTATGTGGGCAGCGAGCTTGTATGGGAGTCGCTATCAACTTATCTATATCGTATCGAAGGTAAGGCAAAGCGAATTCGTCCACCTAAAGCCAATGATATGGCTTGGCAAGAACCTGTAAGCTGGAGCTTGGCCGAAGATCTTGGTCGTCGTTATGCTAAGGCCTCCGGTGACTATAATCTTATTCATTTACACCCTGTGATGTCTAAGCGCTTTGGTTTTGATCGTGTATTGGCTCATGGAATGTGGTCAAAAGGACGCTGTATTGCCCAGTTGATGCCGAGCATTGGCGAGCGCGCCTGTCAGATCGATGTGGCATTTAAGCTACCGCTGTTTATGCCTAACAGTGTTAGCTTTGCGGCCGAACAGCAGGAAGATAAAACCGTATTTGAACTCAGAGATCAAAAGGGACGTCGTCCACATCTGAGTGGCGAAATTACCTTTTTATAA
- a CDS encoding TraB/GumN family protein yields MIATSVVRCLFSLAGLSLLFVSVTIQAAPDDKPPFYQISYQGQTAYLLGSIHIGQQNFFPLAKQVEQAFQQSAALVVEADVRGANVPALLAKYGSKKIPIDAKTETVLSQYCQDKQQFCTSIENYAPWLQSMQLSIGRYAALGYSGLYGVDSVLVSQAGNRPVYELESTEFQFNLLSSFDADTQWNMVREAIEAPDSDMLKLIAAWRSGDETELADLMEGEMLRDGETQMVEKMLWDRNKTMAQGIVDLMQSSKTMQPLFVVVGAGHLVGKKSVQSYLQPFGVKTKNCWQHTCN; encoded by the coding sequence ATGATAGCAACAAGTGTCGTTAGGTGTTTATTCTCATTAGCAGGGCTCAGCTTGCTGTTTGTGTCAGTTACAATTCAGGCTGCACCGGATGATAAACCGCCTTTTTATCAGATATCTTATCAAGGTCAGACTGCTTATCTTCTAGGCTCTATCCATATTGGCCAGCAGAACTTTTTCCCATTAGCAAAACAGGTCGAGCAGGCGTTTCAACAGTCGGCAGCATTAGTGGTTGAGGCGGATGTGAGAGGCGCTAATGTGCCAGCGCTGTTAGCTAAGTATGGTTCGAAAAAGATCCCGATAGATGCAAAAACCGAGACCGTATTGTCTCAGTACTGTCAAGATAAGCAGCAATTTTGTACCTCCATTGAGAACTATGCCCCTTGGTTACAGTCGATGCAGCTTAGTATTGGGCGTTATGCCGCACTCGGTTATAGCGGTCTTTATGGCGTGGATTCGGTATTAGTAAGCCAGGCGGGAAATCGGCCCGTATATGAGTTAGAAAGTACGGAGTTTCAATTTAATCTGCTATCGTCTTTTGATGCAGACACACAGTGGAATATGGTGAGAGAGGCCATTGAAGCGCCAGATTCAGATATGCTTAAATTAATAGCAGCATGGCGTAGTGGCGATGAAACAGAGCTTGCCGATCTGATGGAGGGGGAGATGTTGCGTGATGGGGAGACACAAATGGTTGAGAAGATGCTCTGGGATCGCAATAAAACCATGGCTCAGGGGATAGTTGATTTGATGCAATCATCAAAAACTATGCAGCCACTATTTGTGGTCGTTGGCGCAGGGCATTTAGTGGGTAAAAAGAGTGTTCAGTCCTACTTGCAGCCCTTTGGCGTTAAGACTAAAAACTGTTGGCAACACACTTGTAATTAA
- a CDS encoding DUF3016 domain-containing protein, which yields MKVKHLLVAGLLASSSAWATDEVVENPITEEGVVKVEWQDPSNFRDVESSGDIQSRFEKRTFEQLTKSLNKEAAKILKPEQKLEMVVTDLDLAGDVRPTFGATTNDLRIVKNIYPPRITFSYKILEGDKVIMAGDEKLTDLNFMYSINKMNDKPYRYENELLASWLKKTVKPNL from the coding sequence ATGAAGGTTAAACATTTACTGGTAGCGGGTTTACTTGCATCTAGCTCAGCTTGGGCGACAGATGAAGTGGTTGAAAACCCGATTACTGAAGAAGGCGTGGTAAAAGTGGAATGGCAAGACCCTAGCAACTTTCGTGACGTTGAATCTAGCGGTGATATTCAATCTCGTTTCGAAAAGCGTACCTTCGAGCAGTTGACCAAGAGTTTAAACAAGGAAGCTGCGAAGATCCTTAAGCCAGAACAGAAGCTTGAGATGGTGGTGACTGATTTAGATTTAGCGGGTGACGTTAGGCCTACATTTGGTGCAACTACGAATGATCTTCGAATCGTAAAGAATATCTATCCGCCACGCATTACCTTTAGCTATAAGATTCTTGAAGGCGATAAAGTGATTATGGCTGGTGATGAGAAGCTAACAGATTTAAACTTTATGTATTCAATCAATAAGATGAATGACAAGCCTTATCGTTATGAAAATGAGCTACTAGCGTCTTGGCTTAAAAAAACGGTGAAGCCAAACCTTTAA